A region of Vitis riparia cultivar Riparia Gloire de Montpellier isolate 1030 chromosome 1, EGFV_Vit.rip_1.0, whole genome shotgun sequence DNA encodes the following proteins:
- the LOC117916876 gene encoding uncharacterized protein LOC117916876 isoform X1, whose translation MNCLPHVSSYYSAILSKTSRFIAKSSLYGCSTSSWKINFENANVKTNNLELMLTRFRVQSYSSRGRGAKSQSQKLESKPVMEEEKDAFFVVRKGDVVGVYKTFSDCQAQVGSSICDPPVSIYKGYYLPKDTEEYLVSRGLRNALYTIRAADLKEDLFGKLMPCAFQQTASSKGEILSKDLPRESSQEVMGLEIVGAVESRPITTDPLKEHIKLDRVEAQALFSDCRSCVVEFDGASKGNPGPAGAAAVLRSDSGRVICRVREGLGLATNNVAEYQAIILGLKYALKKGYTSIRVQGDSKLVCMQVQGLWKARNKNMSILCKEAKKLKNEFLSVEINHVLRGLNSEADAQANLAVHLAVGEVQEVHGVVFVDQNLKGVYAYNA comes from the exons ATGAACTGCCTGCCGCATGTCTCTTCCTACTATTCGGCCATACTTTCAAAAACCAGTCGTTTCATTGCTAAGAGCTCTTTATATGGATGTTCTACCTCATCATGGAAAATTAACTTCGAGAATGCTAatgttaaaacaaataatttagaGTTGATGTTGACGAGATTTCGTGTTCAGAGCTATTCATCTCGGGGGCGTGGAGCCAAATCGCAATCTCAAAAGTTAGAGTCTAAACCTGTGATGGAAGAAGAGAAGGATGCATTTTTTGTGGTTCGGAAAGGGGATGTTGTTGGTGTTTACAAGACTTTCAGTGATTGCCAAGCTCAAGTTGGATCTTCT ATATGTGATCCGCCTGTTAGCATATACAAAGGATATTATTTACCTAAGGACACTGAAGAATATTTGGTATCCCGTGGTCTTAGGAATGCTCTTTACACCATCAGAGCTGCAGATTTGAAAGAGGATCTTTTCGGAAAACTCATGCCTTGCGCTTTTCAG CAAACAGCTTCTTCCAAAGGTGAAATATTGAGCAAGGATCTACCAAGAGAGAGTTCACAAGAAGTGATGGGATTAGAAATAGTG gGAGCAGTTGAATCAAGACCTATTACAACTGATCCATTGAAAGAGCATATCAAATTAGATCGTGTTGAGGCTCAAGCACTATTTTCTGATTGT CGTTCCTGTGTTGTTGAGTTTGATGGTGCTTCAAAAGGGAATCCTGGACCAGCTGGTGCAGCAGCTGTGCTGCGATCTGACAGTGGAAGAGTG ATCTGTAGAGTGCGTGAAGGTTTGGGCTTAGCAACAAATAACGTAGCTGAATATCAAGCTATTATTTTAGGGTTGAAATATGCTCTTAAAAAAGGTTATACAAGTATTCGTGTACAAGGAGATTCCAAACTTGTCTGTATGCAG GTTCAGGGTCTCTGGAAGGCAAGAAACAAGAACATGTCTATCTTGTGTAAGGAGGCTAAAAAACTGAAGAATGAGTTCCTTTCGGTCGAGATCAATCATGTTCTAAGG GGATTAAACTCTGAGGCCGATGCTCAAGCAAACTTGGCCGTCCATCTTGCTG TCGGTGAAGTTCAGGAG GTACATGGCGTTGTTTTCGTGGATCAAAACCTGAAGGGTGTGTATGCCTACAATGCTTAG
- the LOC117916876 gene encoding uncharacterized protein LOC117916876 isoform X4 — protein sequence MNCLPHVSSYYSAILSKTSRFIAKSSLYGCSTSSWKINFENANVKTNNLELMLTRFRVQSYSSRGRGAKSQSQKLESKPVMEEEKDAFFVVRKGDVVGVYKTFSDCQAQVGSSICDPPVSIYKGYYLPKDTEEYLVSRGLRNALYTIRAADLKEDLFGKLMPCAFQQTASSKGEILSKDLPRESSQEVMGLEIVRSCVVEFDGASKGNPGPAGAAAVLRSDSGRVICRVREGLGLATNNVAEYQAIILGLKYALKKGYTSIRVQGDSKLVCMQVQGLWKARNKNMSILCKEAKKLKNEFLSVEINHVLRGLNSEADAQANLAVHLAVGEVQEVHGVVFVDQNLKGVYAYNA from the exons ATGAACTGCCTGCCGCATGTCTCTTCCTACTATTCGGCCATACTTTCAAAAACCAGTCGTTTCATTGCTAAGAGCTCTTTATATGGATGTTCTACCTCATCATGGAAAATTAACTTCGAGAATGCTAatgttaaaacaaataatttagaGTTGATGTTGACGAGATTTCGTGTTCAGAGCTATTCATCTCGGGGGCGTGGAGCCAAATCGCAATCTCAAAAGTTAGAGTCTAAACCTGTGATGGAAGAAGAGAAGGATGCATTTTTTGTGGTTCGGAAAGGGGATGTTGTTGGTGTTTACAAGACTTTCAGTGATTGCCAAGCTCAAGTTGGATCTTCT ATATGTGATCCGCCTGTTAGCATATACAAAGGATATTATTTACCTAAGGACACTGAAGAATATTTGGTATCCCGTGGTCTTAGGAATGCTCTTTACACCATCAGAGCTGCAGATTTGAAAGAGGATCTTTTCGGAAAACTCATGCCTTGCGCTTTTCAG CAAACAGCTTCTTCCAAAGGTGAAATATTGAGCAAGGATCTACCAAGAGAGAGTTCACAAGAAGTGATGGGATTAGAAATAGTG CGTTCCTGTGTTGTTGAGTTTGATGGTGCTTCAAAAGGGAATCCTGGACCAGCTGGTGCAGCAGCTGTGCTGCGATCTGACAGTGGAAGAGTG ATCTGTAGAGTGCGTGAAGGTTTGGGCTTAGCAACAAATAACGTAGCTGAATATCAAGCTATTATTTTAGGGTTGAAATATGCTCTTAAAAAAGGTTATACAAGTATTCGTGTACAAGGAGATTCCAAACTTGTCTGTATGCAG GTTCAGGGTCTCTGGAAGGCAAGAAACAAGAACATGTCTATCTTGTGTAAGGAGGCTAAAAAACTGAAGAATGAGTTCCTTTCGGTCGAGATCAATCATGTTCTAAGG GGATTAAACTCTGAGGCCGATGCTCAAGCAAACTTGGCCGTCCATCTTGCTG TCGGTGAAGTTCAGGAG GTACATGGCGTTGTTTTCGTGGATCAAAACCTGAAGGGTGTGTATGCCTACAATGCTTAG
- the LOC117916876 gene encoding uncharacterized protein LOC117916876 isoform X3: MNCLPHVSSYYSAILSKTSRFIAKSSLYGCSTSSWKINFENANVKTNNLELMLTRFRVQSYSSRGRGAKSQSQKLESKPVMEEEKDAFFVVRKGDVVGVYKTFSDCQAQVGSSICDPPVSIYKGYYLPKDTEEYLVSRGLRNALYTIRAADLKEDLFGKLMPCAFQGAVESRPITTDPLKEHIKLDRVEAQALFSDCRSCVVEFDGASKGNPGPAGAAAVLRSDSGRVICRVREGLGLATNNVAEYQAIILGLKYALKKGYTSIRVQGDSKLVCMQVQGLWKARNKNMSILCKEAKKLKNEFLSVEINHVLRGLNSEADAQANLAVHLAVGEVQEVHGVVFVDQNLKGVYAYNA, translated from the exons ATGAACTGCCTGCCGCATGTCTCTTCCTACTATTCGGCCATACTTTCAAAAACCAGTCGTTTCATTGCTAAGAGCTCTTTATATGGATGTTCTACCTCATCATGGAAAATTAACTTCGAGAATGCTAatgttaaaacaaataatttagaGTTGATGTTGACGAGATTTCGTGTTCAGAGCTATTCATCTCGGGGGCGTGGAGCCAAATCGCAATCTCAAAAGTTAGAGTCTAAACCTGTGATGGAAGAAGAGAAGGATGCATTTTTTGTGGTTCGGAAAGGGGATGTTGTTGGTGTTTACAAGACTTTCAGTGATTGCCAAGCTCAAGTTGGATCTTCT ATATGTGATCCGCCTGTTAGCATATACAAAGGATATTATTTACCTAAGGACACTGAAGAATATTTGGTATCCCGTGGTCTTAGGAATGCTCTTTACACCATCAGAGCTGCAGATTTGAAAGAGGATCTTTTCGGAAAACTCATGCCTTGCGCTTTTCAG gGAGCAGTTGAATCAAGACCTATTACAACTGATCCATTGAAAGAGCATATCAAATTAGATCGTGTTGAGGCTCAAGCACTATTTTCTGATTGT CGTTCCTGTGTTGTTGAGTTTGATGGTGCTTCAAAAGGGAATCCTGGACCAGCTGGTGCAGCAGCTGTGCTGCGATCTGACAGTGGAAGAGTG ATCTGTAGAGTGCGTGAAGGTTTGGGCTTAGCAACAAATAACGTAGCTGAATATCAAGCTATTATTTTAGGGTTGAAATATGCTCTTAAAAAAGGTTATACAAGTATTCGTGTACAAGGAGATTCCAAACTTGTCTGTATGCAG GTTCAGGGTCTCTGGAAGGCAAGAAACAAGAACATGTCTATCTTGTGTAAGGAGGCTAAAAAACTGAAGAATGAGTTCCTTTCGGTCGAGATCAATCATGTTCTAAGG GGATTAAACTCTGAGGCCGATGCTCAAGCAAACTTGGCCGTCCATCTTGCTG TCGGTGAAGTTCAGGAG GTACATGGCGTTGTTTTCGTGGATCAAAACCTGAAGGGTGTGTATGCCTACAATGCTTAG
- the LOC117916876 gene encoding uncharacterized protein LOC117916876 isoform X2 — MNCLPHVSSYYSAILSKTSRFIAKSSLYGCSTSSWKINFENANVKTNNLELMLTRFRVQSYSSRGRGAKSQSQKLESKPVMEEEKDAFFVVRKGDVVGVYKTFSDCQAQVGSSICDPPVSIYKGYYLPKDTEEYLVSRGLRNALYTIRAADLKEDLFGKLMPCAFQQTASSKGEILSKDLPRESSQEVMGLEIVGAVESRPITTDPLKEHIKLDRVEAQALFSDCRSCVVEFDGASKGNPGPAGAAAVLRSDSGRVICRVREGLGLATNNVAEYQAIILGLKYALKKGYTSIRVQGDSKLVCMQVQGLWKARNKNMSILCKEAKKLKNEFLSVEINHVLRGLNSEADAQANLAVHLAVGEVQEVCE, encoded by the exons ATGAACTGCCTGCCGCATGTCTCTTCCTACTATTCGGCCATACTTTCAAAAACCAGTCGTTTCATTGCTAAGAGCTCTTTATATGGATGTTCTACCTCATCATGGAAAATTAACTTCGAGAATGCTAatgttaaaacaaataatttagaGTTGATGTTGACGAGATTTCGTGTTCAGAGCTATTCATCTCGGGGGCGTGGAGCCAAATCGCAATCTCAAAAGTTAGAGTCTAAACCTGTGATGGAAGAAGAGAAGGATGCATTTTTTGTGGTTCGGAAAGGGGATGTTGTTGGTGTTTACAAGACTTTCAGTGATTGCCAAGCTCAAGTTGGATCTTCT ATATGTGATCCGCCTGTTAGCATATACAAAGGATATTATTTACCTAAGGACACTGAAGAATATTTGGTATCCCGTGGTCTTAGGAATGCTCTTTACACCATCAGAGCTGCAGATTTGAAAGAGGATCTTTTCGGAAAACTCATGCCTTGCGCTTTTCAG CAAACAGCTTCTTCCAAAGGTGAAATATTGAGCAAGGATCTACCAAGAGAGAGTTCACAAGAAGTGATGGGATTAGAAATAGTG gGAGCAGTTGAATCAAGACCTATTACAACTGATCCATTGAAAGAGCATATCAAATTAGATCGTGTTGAGGCTCAAGCACTATTTTCTGATTGT CGTTCCTGTGTTGTTGAGTTTGATGGTGCTTCAAAAGGGAATCCTGGACCAGCTGGTGCAGCAGCTGTGCTGCGATCTGACAGTGGAAGAGTG ATCTGTAGAGTGCGTGAAGGTTTGGGCTTAGCAACAAATAACGTAGCTGAATATCAAGCTATTATTTTAGGGTTGAAATATGCTCTTAAAAAAGGTTATACAAGTATTCGTGTACAAGGAGATTCCAAACTTGTCTGTATGCAG GTTCAGGGTCTCTGGAAGGCAAGAAACAAGAACATGTCTATCTTGTGTAAGGAGGCTAAAAAACTGAAGAATGAGTTCCTTTCGGTCGAGATCAATCATGTTCTAAGG GGATTAAACTCTGAGGCCGATGCTCAAGCAAACTTGGCCGTCCATCTTGCTG TCGGTGAAGTTCAGGAGGTGTGTGAGTAG